The proteins below are encoded in one region of Agelaius phoeniceus isolate bAgePho1 chromosome 35, bAgePho1.hap1, whole genome shotgun sequence:
- the LOC129130766 gene encoding keratin, type II cytoskeletal 75-like, with protein MQPSPDPWGIKGAPWFPFLRELQSLSGCVGPFSAATMNRALSMRAGGGGRSYSAASAIIPSSNRAGFSSVSVARGGGGGGGGGFGRLIGGGGGGSSGGGAGFGSRSLYNLGGSKRISIGVGSSFRAAFGSGAAGGSGLGGGFGSGGAGGGLGLGLGGGGGGFGGGGAGGGLGLGLGGGGGGLGFGGGAGGLGYGGGHGGGGGFGFGGLGGLGGFPAGLGGGRSPSGFSGSPPGVGTIQEVTVNQSLLAPLNLEIDPNIQQVRKDEKEQIKTLNNKFASFIDKVRFLEQQNKVLETKWTLLQEQGQKNNSGKSNLDPLFEAYINNLRRQLANLLNERGRMDGELKNMQDLVEDFKNKYEEEINRRTAAENEFVVLKKDVDAAYMNKVELEAKVDALSDELNFLRALYEAELAQLSAQVSDTAVILSMDNNRDLDLSSIIAEVKAQYEDIANRSRAEAEAWYQTKFEELQATAGKHGDDLRNTKGEISELNRLIQRIRSEIENTRNQCATLQTAIGDSEERGEMALKDAKAKMIDLEDALQKAKADMARQLREYQELMNVKLALDIEIATYRKLLEGEESRLSGEGLNPISYSVISSSSGISGGAGLGGGFGGLSLSGGGGGSGFGLGGGGGSSFGLGGGVGNGFGLGGGSGSSFGLGAGGGGGGGGGSYSFGSGGGLGLGAGGGLGGGFGGGSGLGTAGSYSHAGGGSSALSTSGGNFSSGSAKGTNPGVKIVSKTSSSKKSIKSQSLKNATEPE; from the exons ATGCAGCCAAGCCCAGATCCCTGGGGGATAAAAGGGGCACCCTGGTTCCCTTtcctcagagagctgcagagTCTCTCTGGCTGTGTGGGGCCCTTCTCTGCCGCCACGATGAACCGGGCACTCAGCATGAGGGCAGGAGGGGGAGGCCGATCCTACAGCGCTGCCTCGGCCATAATTCCCAGCAGCAACAGGGCTGGCTTTAGCTCTGTGTCTGTAgcacgaggaggaggaggaggaggaggaggaggctttGGGAGGCTCATTGGAGGAGGTGGTGGCGGCAGTTCTGGCGGTGGTGCAGGTTTTGGCAGCAGGAGCCTCTACAACCTTGGTGGCAGCAAGAGGATTTCCATCGGGGTTGGAAGCAGCTTCCGAGCTGCTTTTGGaagtggagctgctggtggctctGGCCTGGGAGGTGGGTTTGGTAGTGGTGGAGCTGGTGGTGGCCTTGGGCTGGGGCTTGGTGGTGGAGGAGGTGGGTTTGGTGGTGGTGGAGCTGGTGGTGGCCTTGGGCTGGGGCTTGGTGGTGGAGGTGGTGGCCTTGGCTTTGGTGGAGGTGCTGGTGGGCTTGGCTATGGTGGTGGTCACGGAGGTGGTGGAGGGTTTGGCTTTGGTGGACTGGGGGGGCTGGGAGGattccctgcagggctgggaggtggcAGGAGCCCCTCAGGATTTTCTGGGAGCCCACCTGGAGTGGGTACAATCCAAGAAGTGACAGTAAACCAGAGCCTCCTGGCACCGCTGAACCTGGAGATAGATCCAAACATCCAACAGGTGCGGAAAGATGAGAAGGAGCAGATCAAGACTCTCAACAACAAATTTGCTTCTTTCATTGACAAG GTTCGcttcctggagcagcagaacaaGGTGCTGGAGACAAAATGGAcccttctgcaggagcagggccaaAAAAACAATTCTGGCAAGAGCAACCTGGACCCGCTGTTCGAGGCCTACATCAACAACCTGCGACGGCAGCTGGCCAACCTGCTCAATGAGCGGGGACGCATGGATGGGGAGCTGAAGAACATGCAGGACCTCGTGGAGGACTTCAAAAACAA ATATGAAGAGGAAATCAACCGGCGCACGGCAGCAGAGAACGAATTTGTGGTGCTCAAGAAG GATGTGGATGCTGCTTACATGAACAAGGTGGAGCTGGAGGCCAAGGTGGATGCCCTGAGTGATGAACTCAACTTCCTTCGAGCCCTCTACGAGGCG GAGTTGGCCCAGCTCAGCGCCCAAGTGTCTGACACTGCTGTCATCCTGTCCATGGACAACAACCGGGACCTGGACCTGAGCAGCATCATTGCTGAAGTCAAAGCTCAGTACGAGGACATCGCCAACCGGAGCCGCGCCGAGGCCGAGGCTTGGTACCAAACCAAG tttgaggagctgcaggccacGGCTGGGAAACACGGTGATGACCTGCGCAACACGAAGGGTGAAATCTCAGAGCTCAACCGGCTCATCCAGAGGATCCGCTCCGAGATAGAGAACACGAGAAACCAG TGTGCCACCCTGCAGACGGCCATTGGAGACTCAGAGGAGCGCGGGGAGATGGCCCTCAAGGACGCCAAGGCAAAGATGATTGACCTGGAAGACGCCCTGCAGAAAGCCAAGGCTGATATGGCCCGGCAGCTCCGGGAGTACCAGGAGCTCATGAACGTcaagctggccctggacattgagATCGCGACCTACAGGAAGCTGCTGGAGGGCGAGGAGAGCAG GCTCAGCGGGGAGGGACTGAACCCCATCAGCTACT CTGTCATCAGCTCCAGCTCCGGCATTTCTGGTGGAGCTGGCTTAGGAGGAGGATTTGGTGGACTGAGCCTGAGTGGAGGAGGCGGTGGAAGTGGTTTTGGCCTTGGAGGAGGTGGTGGAAGCAGCTTTGGTCTTGGAGGAGGTGTTGGAAATGGTTTTGGCCTTGGAGGAGGCAGCGGGAGCAGTTTCGGTCTTGGAGctggcggaggaggaggaggaggaggaggaagctaCAGTTTTGGAAGTGGAGGAGGACTCGGACTTGGGGCTGGAGGTGGTCTTGGAGGTGGATTTGGAGGAGGGAGTggtctgggcactgctggcagctaCAGCCATGCTGGGGGTGGCAGCAGCGCCCTGAGCACCAGTGGAGGGAATTTCAGCTCTGGAAGTGCAAAAGGCACCAACCCAGGTGTGAAAATCGTCTCCAAAACCTCCTCCAGCAAAAAGAGCATAAAAAGCCAAAGCCTGAAGAATGCCACAGAGCCTGAGTAA